A single genomic interval of Microbacterium sp. LWO14-1.2 harbors:
- the miaA gene encoding tRNA (adenosine(37)-N6)-dimethylallyltransferase MiaA: MTADSVASASGTPKLWVVVGATGTGKSDLALDLAETLRARGNHAEIINADAMQLYRGMDIGTAKLTVDERRGIPHHLLDVRDVDEEAGVAWYQPLARAAAADIHSRGGDAILVGGSGLYVSSVVFDFAFPPRDTAVRDRLQRELDDSGLDALLARLRRLDPATADRIDAKNARRVMRALEVLEQGSATHGAALPAEPALWHPHTRIVGLHVDRSHLVERLDERVERMWRAGLVEEVDALRSRGLERGTTARRAIGYAQALAQLDGQLSAREAIEQTQALTRRYARRQVSWFKRYADLEWHDAPIDAGSLLSR, encoded by the coding sequence GTGACCGCAGACAGCGTCGCCTCGGCGTCGGGTACTCCGAAGCTGTGGGTCGTCGTCGGTGCGACGGGGACGGGCAAGAGCGATCTCGCCCTCGACCTCGCCGAAACCCTGCGTGCGCGAGGCAACCACGCGGAGATCATCAACGCCGATGCGATGCAGCTCTACCGGGGCATGGACATCGGCACGGCGAAGCTGACGGTCGACGAGCGTCGCGGCATCCCGCACCACCTGCTCGACGTGCGCGATGTCGACGAGGAAGCGGGCGTGGCCTGGTACCAGCCGCTCGCACGCGCCGCGGCGGCTGACATCCACTCCCGTGGAGGCGACGCGATCCTCGTCGGCGGATCCGGTCTGTACGTCTCCAGCGTGGTCTTCGACTTCGCGTTCCCGCCCCGCGACACCGCTGTCCGCGATCGACTCCAACGAGAACTCGACGACAGCGGTCTCGACGCGCTGCTCGCCCGGCTGAGGCGACTCGACCCCGCCACGGCGGATCGCATCGACGCCAAGAACGCGCGACGAGTGATGCGAGCCCTCGAAGTGCTCGAGCAGGGGAGCGCGACCCACGGGGCCGCACTCCCGGCGGAGCCTGCGCTCTGGCACCCCCACACCCGAATCGTCGGCTTGCACGTCGACAGGTCGCACCTGGTCGAGCGCCTCGACGAGCGCGTGGAGCGGATGTGGCGGGCGGGTCTCGTCGAGGAGGTCGACGCCCTCCGCTCGCGAGGGTTGGAGCGCGGCACGACCGCTCGCCGAGCGATCGGGTATGCCCAAGCCCTCGCGCAACTCGACGGGCAGCTATCCGCACGCGAGGCGATCGAGCAGACGCAGGCGCTCACGCGTCGATACGCGCGTCGACAGGTCTCCTGGTTCAAGCGGTACGCCGATCTCGAATGGCACGACGCGCCCATCGACGCGGGATCACTCCTCTCGAGGTGA
- the dapF gene encoding diaminopimelate epimerase: protein MVAFTKGHGTGNDFVIIADPDGTLELSAEQVAALCDRHFGIGADGILRVVRSAAIPEGRASLDEEPAAEWFMDYRNADGSLAEMCGNGIRVFAHYLLRSGLATLEPGSTLPIGTRAGVRDITRSDTGYQVDLGAWRLSGGDPLVKADGLAVTRPGLGVDVGNPHVVVALAEDAELASLELHRAPELDPAPPHGANVEFVVPAEPLVRDGVGHVRMRVSERGVGETLSCGTGVAATALAVRHWAGAQAPDHWRVEVPGGVLGVRMFPAEDGEHVGLSGPAQLVFSGEVELV, encoded by the coding sequence ATGGTCGCATTCACCAAGGGGCACGGCACGGGCAACGACTTCGTCATCATCGCCGACCCCGACGGCACGCTCGAGCTGAGCGCAGAGCAGGTCGCCGCGCTCTGCGACCGTCACTTCGGAATCGGCGCAGACGGCATTCTCCGCGTCGTGCGCTCAGCGGCGATCCCGGAGGGGCGTGCCTCCCTCGACGAGGAGCCCGCCGCCGAGTGGTTCATGGACTATCGGAACGCCGACGGATCGCTCGCGGAGATGTGCGGGAACGGCATCCGCGTCTTCGCCCACTACCTGCTGCGGTCGGGCCTCGCGACGCTGGAACCCGGATCGACCCTTCCGATCGGCACCCGCGCAGGGGTCCGCGACATCACCCGCAGTGACACCGGATACCAGGTCGACCTCGGCGCATGGCGACTCTCGGGCGGCGACCCGCTCGTGAAGGCCGACGGCCTGGCGGTCACGCGTCCGGGACTCGGCGTCGACGTCGGCAACCCGCACGTCGTCGTCGCTCTCGCCGAAGACGCCGAGCTCGCCTCCCTCGAACTGCACCGCGCGCCGGAGCTCGACCCCGCACCGCCGCACGGCGCGAACGTCGAGTTCGTCGTTCCCGCCGAGCCGCTCGTGCGGGACGGGGTCGGACATGTGCGCATGCGCGTGTCCGAGCGAGGCGTCGGGGAGACGCTGAGCTGCGGCACGGGAGTCGCGGCGACGGCATTGGCGGTCCGCCACTGGGCGGGCGCGCAAGCGCCGGATCACTGGCGGGTCGAGGTCCCGGGCGGCGTGCTGGGCGTGCGGATGTTCCCCGCGGAAGACGGAGAGCACGTCGGCCTCTCCGGACCGGCACAGCTCGTGTTCAGCGGCGAGGTCGAGCTGGTCTGA
- a CDS encoding inositol monophosphatase family protein, whose protein sequence is MTATPAAADLSRDLELALRLADAADAQSLPRFDSADLQVSRKADSSHVTDADLATERAIRDVLSTERADDGVFGEEFGAEGDTHKQWIIDPIDGTANFLRGVPLWGTMIALAIDGVPQVGVVSMPALGRRWWGAAGLGAWTATDHDPRRIEVSAVDSLDDASVSFQSIAQWTRAGHRDQLLRLADRVWRDRAYGDIYAYMLLAEGRIDMVAEFDVKEYDIAAAVPIVREAGGRMTGFDGAETISDLSTLATNGVLHDAFLELLHD, encoded by the coding sequence GTGACCGCCACCCCCGCTGCCGCCGACCTGTCCCGCGACCTCGAGCTCGCCCTCCGGCTGGCCGACGCCGCCGACGCGCAGTCTCTGCCCCGCTTCGACTCCGCCGACCTGCAGGTGTCGAGGAAGGCGGACAGCTCGCACGTGACGGATGCCGACCTCGCCACCGAGCGCGCGATCCGTGACGTTCTCTCGACCGAGCGCGCCGACGACGGCGTCTTCGGCGAGGAGTTCGGCGCCGAAGGCGACACCCACAAGCAATGGATCATCGACCCGATCGACGGCACGGCGAACTTCCTCAGAGGCGTCCCGCTCTGGGGCACCATGATCGCCCTCGCGATCGACGGCGTGCCGCAGGTCGGAGTGGTGAGCATGCCGGCACTCGGACGACGGTGGTGGGGCGCTGCGGGCCTCGGCGCGTGGACCGCGACCGATCACGACCCCCGGCGCATCGAGGTGTCGGCGGTCGACTCGCTCGATGACGCGAGTGTGAGCTTCCAGAGCATCGCCCAGTGGACGCGCGCCGGTCACCGCGACCAGCTCCTCCGCCTCGCCGACCGCGTGTGGCGCGACCGCGCCTACGGCGACATCTACGCCTACATGCTCCTCGCCGAAGGCCGCATCGACATGGTCGCCGAGTTCGACGTGAAGGAGTACGACATCGCGGCGGCCGTGCCGATCGTCCGCGAAGCCGGCGGACGCATGACCGGCTTCGACGGCGCGGAGACGATCTCCGACCTGTCGACACTCGCCACCAACGGCGTCCTCCACGACGCGTTCCTCGAGCTCTTGCACGACTGA
- the miaB gene encoding tRNA (N6-isopentenyl adenosine(37)-C2)-methylthiotransferase MiaB → MTIPRSEPTIISSSSAAIDHDGRQRSYEVRTFGCQMNVHDSERLSGSLESAGYIRAEVGDEADVVIINTCAVRDNAAGKLYGTLGQLAAVKRRKDGMQIAVGGCLAQMDKQAVLDKAPWVDVVFGTHNMGSLPGLLERARHNGEAEMEILESLEIFPSTLPTKRDSAHSGWVSISVGCNNTCTFCIVPSLRGKEKDRRPGDILNEIRLLVEDGAIEVTLLGQNVNSYGVEFGDRQAFGKLLRATGEIEGLERVRFTSPHPAAFTDDVIDAMAETTNVMPQLHMPLQSGSDRILKAMRRSYRSEKFLGILERVRDRIPHAAITTDIIVGFPGETDEDFEDTMRVVEQSRFASAFTFQYSIREGTPAATMADQVPKAIVQERYNRLIALQERISLEENQKQVGREVEVLVSTGEGKKDAETHRLTGRAQDNRLVHFEVTPGSDLPRPGDVVTVTISHAAPFHLLADDPTGAPLRIRRTRGGDAWDRAQAESCAVPAPASSGGARAVSLGLPTLRVGV, encoded by the coding sequence ATGACTATCCCGCGCAGCGAGCCGACGATCATCTCCTCGTCGTCGGCGGCGATCGACCACGACGGCAGACAGCGTTCCTACGAGGTGCGCACCTTCGGCTGTCAGATGAACGTGCACGACTCCGAGCGTCTCTCCGGTTCGCTCGAGAGCGCCGGTTACATCAGGGCAGAGGTCGGCGACGAAGCCGACGTCGTCATCATCAACACCTGCGCGGTGCGCGACAACGCAGCGGGCAAGCTGTACGGCACACTCGGACAGCTCGCTGCCGTCAAGCGGCGCAAGGACGGCATGCAGATCGCCGTCGGCGGGTGCCTCGCGCAGATGGACAAGCAGGCCGTGCTCGACAAGGCGCCATGGGTCGACGTGGTCTTCGGCACGCACAACATGGGCTCGCTCCCCGGACTGCTGGAACGCGCACGTCACAACGGCGAGGCGGAGATGGAGATCCTCGAGTCGCTCGAGATCTTCCCGTCGACGCTTCCGACCAAGCGCGACTCCGCCCACAGCGGGTGGGTGTCGATCTCCGTCGGCTGCAACAACACCTGCACGTTCTGCATCGTCCCGAGCCTGCGAGGCAAGGAGAAGGATCGCCGACCCGGCGACATCCTGAACGAGATCCGGCTGCTCGTCGAAGACGGCGCGATCGAGGTCACGCTGCTCGGACAGAACGTGAACTCCTACGGTGTCGAATTCGGTGATCGACAGGCCTTCGGCAAGCTCCTCCGCGCGACCGGTGAGATCGAGGGACTCGAGCGCGTCCGCTTCACCAGCCCCCACCCCGCGGCCTTCACCGACGACGTGATCGACGCCATGGCCGAGACTACGAACGTGATGCCTCAGCTGCACATGCCGCTGCAGTCCGGCAGTGACCGCATCCTCAAGGCCATGCGCCGTTCCTACCGGAGCGAGAAGTTCCTCGGCATCCTCGAGCGCGTTCGCGACCGGATCCCGCACGCCGCGATCACGACCGACATCATCGTCGGATTCCCCGGCGAGACCGACGAGGACTTCGAAGACACCATGCGGGTCGTCGAGCAGTCGCGCTTCGCCAGCGCCTTCACCTTCCAGTACTCCATCCGGGAGGGCACTCCGGCGGCCACGATGGCGGATCAGGTGCCCAAGGCAATCGTGCAGGAGCGTTACAACCGTCTCATCGCCCTGCAGGAGCGCATCTCCCTCGAGGAGAATCAGAAGCAGGTCGGTCGCGAGGTCGAGGTGCTGGTCTCGACAGGCGAGGGCAAGAAGGATGCCGAGACGCACCGCCTCACCGGACGAGCGCAGGACAACCGACTCGTGCACTTCGAGGTCACCCCCGGCTCCGACCTGCCGCGCCCCGGCGACGTCGTGACCGTGACCATCAGCCACGCGGCGCCGTTCCACCTGCTCGCCGACGATCCGACGGGAGCGCCCCTGCGCATCCGCCGAACCCGCGGTGGCGACGCCTGGGACCGCGCCCAGGCGGAGTCGTGTGCGGTGCCCGCTCCGGCGTCGTCCGGCGGAGCACGAGCGGTGTCGCTCGGCCTCCCCACGCTTCGCGTCGGCGTGTGA
- a CDS encoding transposase yields the protein MSAASSLSEIAAELYTQPLGDFIAARNARAADTSDKALATGIRALRKPSVAAWVVNVFASERASQLGEALQLAAELREAQEDLDARALAQLGRDRRALTARLAAAAADLAESRGERVTPSTRDAVQQTISAAFFDPDAAAAVASGRLVRELEPTGTFADAMDTIVGGGIPSAPLPPSAPPDELKARRARRDAERAVREAEQAHERAARDAAKAERVAEEAAARADDLTSRVADLEKELDRARREAKHADTDAADARERRAAASRAADEAEEALTAARSALDALDGSR from the coding sequence ATGAGCGCGGCATCCTCCCTCTCCGAGATCGCCGCCGAGCTCTACACCCAGCCGCTCGGCGACTTCATCGCCGCACGCAACGCCCGAGCCGCCGATACGTCGGACAAAGCGCTGGCGACCGGCATCCGCGCCCTGCGCAAGCCGTCGGTCGCTGCCTGGGTCGTCAACGTGTTCGCCAGCGAACGCGCGTCCCAGCTCGGCGAAGCCCTGCAGCTCGCGGCGGAGCTGCGCGAGGCGCAGGAGGACCTCGACGCGAGAGCACTCGCGCAGCTCGGACGCGATCGCCGCGCGCTCACCGCCCGGCTGGCGGCGGCCGCGGCGGATCTCGCGGAGTCGAGAGGCGAGCGGGTCACGCCGTCGACGAGGGATGCCGTGCAGCAGACGATCTCCGCGGCGTTCTTCGACCCGGATGCCGCAGCCGCTGTCGCCTCGGGCCGGCTGGTGCGGGAGCTCGAGCCCACCGGGACGTTCGCCGACGCCATGGACACGATCGTCGGCGGCGGCATCCCCTCCGCGCCGCTCCCGCCCTCGGCACCGCCCGACGAGCTGAAGGCCCGCCGCGCGCGCCGCGACGCGGAACGGGCGGTGCGAGAGGCGGAGCAGGCCCACGAGCGGGCTGCGCGCGATGCCGCCAAGGCCGAACGCGTCGCGGAAGAAGCGGCTGCCCGTGCCGATGACCTCACCTCGCGAGTTGCCGACCTCGAGAAGGAACTCGACCGCGCCCGCAGGGAGGCGAAACACGCCGACACCGATGCCGCAGACGCGCGCGAACGTCGTGCAGCGGCATCGCGCGCAGCCGACGAGGCAGAGGAGGCCCTGACAGCGGCGCGCAGCGCTCTCGACGCCCTCGACGGCTCCCGCTGA
- the hflX gene encoding GTPase HflX translates to MTDTTTHSTGDDALDRVLSNAERRTEPRVFGAAQALQDRETAAHATSDGEQWDLEDRHALRRVAGLSTELEDVTEVEYRQLRLENVVLAGVYPQGAQEDAENSLRELAALAETAGAVVLDGVLQRRPHPDAATYLGRGKAQELKDIVAAVGADTVIADTELAPSQRRALEDVVKVKVIDRTTVILDIFSQHAKSREGKAQVELAQLEYLLPRLRGWGESMSRQAGGQVGAGGAGMGSRGPGETKIELDRRRIRTKMALLRRQIRDFGPAREAKRAERKRNTIPSVAIAGYTNAGKSSLLNALTSAGVLVENALFATLDATVRRSETSDGRVYTLTDTVGFVRNLPHQLVEAFRSTLEEVGDADVVLHVVDGSHPDPAGQLQTVRDVMGDVGVRDLPELVVFNKADLIAPDERLVLRGLEPKAHFVSSRSGEGIDELRAAIEEALPKPAVEVHAVVPYDRGDLVAAIHETGMLLSVDHREDGTLVHARVSERLAADLEPFAVDA, encoded by the coding sequence ATGACGGATACCACGACACACTCGACCGGCGACGACGCGCTCGACCGCGTGCTCTCGAACGCCGAACGGCGCACCGAGCCGCGAGTCTTCGGCGCAGCGCAGGCGCTGCAGGACCGCGAGACGGCGGCGCACGCGACATCGGACGGGGAGCAGTGGGACCTCGAGGATCGCCACGCGCTCCGTCGCGTCGCTGGGCTCTCCACGGAGCTCGAGGACGTCACCGAGGTCGAGTACCGGCAGCTGCGGCTCGAGAACGTCGTCCTCGCGGGCGTGTACCCGCAGGGTGCGCAGGAGGATGCCGAGAACTCGCTGCGCGAACTCGCCGCCCTCGCCGAGACGGCCGGCGCCGTCGTTCTCGACGGAGTGCTGCAGCGTCGACCGCATCCCGACGCCGCCACCTATCTCGGGCGCGGCAAGGCGCAGGAGCTCAAGGACATCGTCGCGGCGGTCGGCGCCGACACCGTGATCGCCGACACCGAGCTGGCGCCCAGCCAGCGTCGCGCGCTCGAGGACGTCGTGAAGGTCAAGGTCATCGACCGCACGACCGTCATCCTCGACATCTTCAGCCAGCACGCGAAGAGCCGCGAGGGCAAGGCGCAGGTGGAGCTCGCTCAACTCGAGTACCTCCTGCCGCGCCTTCGTGGGTGGGGTGAGTCCATGAGCCGTCAGGCCGGTGGCCAGGTCGGCGCCGGCGGCGCGGGCATGGGCTCCCGTGGACCGGGTGAGACGAAGATCGAGCTCGACCGTCGCCGGATCCGCACCAAGATGGCGCTGCTGCGCCGGCAGATCCGCGACTTCGGTCCCGCTCGCGAGGCGAAGCGCGCCGAGCGCAAGCGCAACACGATCCCGTCCGTCGCGATCGCCGGGTACACGAACGCCGGCAAGTCGAGCCTCCTCAATGCGCTCACGAGCGCGGGCGTGCTCGTCGAGAACGCGCTGTTCGCGACTCTCGACGCGACCGTGCGTCGATCCGAGACATCCGACGGCCGCGTGTACACGCTGACCGACACCGTGGGGTTCGTGCGCAACCTGCCGCACCAGCTGGTCGAGGCCTTCCGGTCGACGCTGGAGGAGGTGGGCGACGCCGACGTCGTGCTGCACGTGGTCGACGGTTCGCACCCCGATCCGGCGGGTCAGCTGCAGACCGTTCGCGATGTGATGGGCGATGTCGGGGTCAGGGACCTGCCCGAGCTGGTCGTCTTCAACAAGGCCGACCTCATCGCGCCGGACGAACGACTCGTGCTGCGGGGCCTCGAGCCGAAGGCGCACTTCGTGTCGTCGCGGTCGGGCGAGGGCATCGACGAACTGCGCGCGGCGATCGAGGAGGCTCTGCCGAAGCCCGCAGTCGAGGTGCACGCGGTCGTCCCGTACGATCGCGGCGACCTCGTCGCGGCGATCCACGAGACGGGCATGCTCCTGTCTGTGGACCACCGGGAGGACGGAACCCTCGTGCACGCGCGGGTGTCGGAGCGGCTCGCCGCAGACCTGGAGCCCTTCGCGGTCGACGCCTGA
- a CDS encoding GNAT family acetyltransferase has protein sequence MAWSIRAFDDRDTEAVIALWEEAGLTRPWNDPRRDIQRKLQVQPELFLVAVDDSDGTDDSDGTDGITPRIVGTVMAGYDGHRGWLYYLATAVSHRGRGVARAVVTEAERLLLAMGCPKIQLMVREGNESVLAFYDSLGYERFSVSNTGKRLIVDA, from the coding sequence ATGGCCTGGAGCATCCGCGCATTCGACGATCGTGACACGGAAGCGGTCATCGCACTCTGGGAGGAGGCCGGTCTCACCAGGCCCTGGAACGATCCGCGCCGAGACATCCAACGGAAGCTCCAGGTGCAGCCCGAGCTCTTCCTCGTCGCCGTCGACGACAGCGACGGCACCGACGACAGCGACGGCACCGACGGCATCACACCGCGCATCGTCGGTACGGTGATGGCGGGGTACGACGGACACCGCGGCTGGCTGTACTACCTCGCGACCGCTGTGAGCCATCGGGGGCGCGGTGTCGCCCGCGCCGTCGTCACGGAGGCCGAGCGGTTGCTCCTCGCCATGGGGTGCCCGAAGATCCAGCTCATGGTCCGCGAGGGCAACGAATCGGTGCTGGCCTTCTACGACAGCCTCGGATACGAGCGCTTCTCGGTGAGTAACACCGGCAAGCGGCTGATCGTCGACGCATAG
- a CDS encoding regulatory protein RecX — protein MVVPRRTGDAGLWRSTWNGDDLSGSMAEEASDGSPSERHPARGAAGRGPRLRPLNAVPDSSGGAFGEAGTGARSPQSDEEIRAAAEELLVRKLRSRSLSVSEARLVLRGYENDGRRLDAHQVDDVVAEFERRGYLDDAVLAEQLVTGGVQRKGQGRVALTRALAQRGIPREVIDAALEELPDDDAERALEFARTKATSLARLDPDTALRRLVGQLARRGYNGGVAMSAAKTALAEASGRGSSGVRFVDSD, from the coding sequence GTGGTCGTCCCGCGACGCACCGGCGATGCGGGACTCTGGCGGTCGACCTGGAACGGCGACGACCTCAGCGGATCGATGGCGGAAGAGGCGTCGGACGGTTCCCCGAGCGAACGTCATCCTGCGCGGGGTGCGGCAGGACGAGGTCCCCGTCTGCGTCCGCTCAACGCCGTGCCCGATTCTTCGGGCGGTGCATTCGGAGAGGCGGGAACGGGCGCGCGGTCTCCGCAGAGCGACGAGGAGATCCGCGCCGCAGCGGAGGAGCTCCTCGTGCGCAAGCTCCGCTCGCGCTCGCTGTCGGTCTCCGAAGCGCGTCTCGTGCTGCGAGGCTACGAGAACGACGGCCGTCGTCTCGATGCGCACCAGGTCGACGATGTGGTCGCGGAGTTCGAACGGCGCGGCTATCTCGACGATGCCGTGCTCGCCGAGCAACTCGTCACCGGGGGAGTGCAGCGCAAGGGGCAGGGGCGCGTCGCTCTCACTCGTGCGCTCGCTCAGCGAGGAATCCCGCGCGAGGTCATCGACGCCGCTCTCGAAGAACTGCCGGACGACGACGCCGAGCGTGCCCTCGAGTTCGCCCGGACCAAGGCGACGTCGCTGGCCCGGCTCGATCCCGACACGGCGCTCCGCCGTCTCGTGGGGCAGCTCGCGCGCCGCGGCTACAACGGCGGAGTCGCCATGAGCGCGGCGAAGACCGCGCTGGCGGAAGCGTCCGGCCGCGGGTCGAGCGGAGTGCGCTTCGTCGACTCGGACTGA
- a CDS encoding SIMPL domain-containing protein produces MSEVTITVRGEHETRIAPERATIQVSVRVDGPDRAAVVDRVMRLTEPVRDSITSRADAGAVVDWTSKRLSVRAERPWNTEGKRLAPLYYASIDLTATFTEASDLSEWVSEVSPWDGVELGWVDWHLTPATRAETERTVAAEAVSVAVTRAEAYAGALGLVEVTPREIADVGLISSGQPSPTPPMMMKASRGAAFAADATPAMEYEPEDIVISATVEARFLAR; encoded by the coding sequence ATGAGCGAAGTCACCATCACGGTCCGCGGAGAACACGAGACGCGCATCGCACCTGAACGCGCGACCATCCAGGTCAGCGTGCGCGTGGACGGCCCGGATCGCGCAGCCGTCGTCGACCGCGTGATGCGGCTCACCGAGCCCGTACGCGACTCGATCACGAGCCGGGCGGATGCCGGAGCGGTGGTCGACTGGACGAGCAAGCGACTCTCCGTGCGGGCCGAGCGCCCCTGGAACACAGAGGGCAAGCGCCTCGCTCCCTTGTACTACGCGAGCATCGACCTCACCGCCACGTTCACGGAGGCGTCTGACCTGTCGGAATGGGTCTCCGAGGTCTCGCCCTGGGACGGTGTCGAGCTCGGCTGGGTGGACTGGCACCTCACGCCCGCGACCCGCGCAGAGACCGAGCGGACCGTGGCCGCCGAGGCCGTCAGCGTCGCTGTGACGCGCGCGGAGGCCTACGCAGGCGCACTGGGGCTGGTCGAGGTCACGCCCCGTGAGATCGCCGACGTCGGCCTCATCTCGAGCGGGCAGCCCTCGCCGACGCCCCCGATGATGATGAAGGCGTCCAGAGGCGCCGCCTTCGCGGCCGACGCGACGCCGGCGATGGAGTACGAGCCCGAGGACATCGTCATCTCGGCGACGGTCGAGGCGCGCTTCCTCGCGCGCTGA
- a CDS encoding dihydrofolate reductase family protein, giving the protein MTTHFYTASSLDGFIATDDHSLDWLLSQDIDEDGPMAYQEFERGMGALAMGASTYEWVMRHEQGTWGYAQPTWVFTHRDLDRPEQGDIRFAQGDVAAAHAEMVETAGGKGVWVVGGGDLAGQFADAGLLDEVWVQYAPVTLGSGAPLLPRALTLELLEVARNRAFLCGRYRVVKD; this is encoded by the coding sequence ATGACCACCCACTTCTACACCGCGTCGAGCCTCGACGGCTTCATCGCGACAGACGATCACTCCCTCGACTGGCTGCTCTCGCAGGACATCGACGAGGACGGCCCGATGGCGTACCAGGAGTTCGAGCGGGGGATGGGTGCCCTCGCGATGGGTGCGTCGACGTATGAATGGGTGATGCGACATGAGCAGGGCACGTGGGGGTACGCACAGCCGACGTGGGTGTTCACGCACCGCGACCTCGACCGCCCGGAGCAGGGCGACATCCGCTTCGCTCAGGGTGACGTCGCGGCCGCGCACGCGGAGATGGTCGAGACCGCCGGCGGGAAGGGCGTCTGGGTGGTCGGCGGGGGAGACCTCGCGGGGCAGTTCGCCGACGCCGGGCTCCTCGACGAGGTGTGGGTGCAGTACGCCCCGGTGACCCTCGGCTCGGGCGCTCCACTGCTTCCCCGTGCGCTCACCCTCGAGCTGCTGGAGGTCGCCCGCAACCGCGCCTTCCTGTGTGGTCGCTACCGCGTGGTCAAGGACTGA
- a CDS encoding ATP-dependent DNA ligase, which yields MGKFIYEGGPKVEIEDRALTHIQLVMTAKLRRGEPFPFSWREDSSVGGGRTTVWIHSGSSIVFKYFGSRSPSVNRAWVEALAYTANTPTGMYLVPEPAETAAIDKVGESAAGAAV from the coding sequence ATGGGCAAGTTCATCTACGAAGGCGGACCGAAGGTCGAGATCGAGGACCGCGCCCTCACCCACATCCAGCTGGTCATGACCGCGAAGCTCCGCCGTGGCGAGCCGTTCCCCTTCTCGTGGCGCGAGGACTCCAGCGTCGGCGGCGGTCGCACGACCGTCTGGATCCACTCCGGCAGCTCGATCGTCTTCAAGTACTTCGGCAGCCGCTCCCCCTCCGTCAACCGCGCCTGGGTGGAGGCTCTCGCCTACACGGCGAACACCCCCACGGGGATGTATCTCGTGCCCGAGCCCGCCGAGACCGCGGCCATCGACAAGGTGGGCGAGTCCGCGGCGGGCGCTGCGGTGTAA
- a CDS encoding HNH endonuclease signature motif containing protein: protein MTMNLPHGPGAFADPDAKPERWGGRKAQAYVQLTLATYGDLCINCGRPGATTADHIIPRADGGAVYDIDNLGPSHDKCNYSRGRKPLRPVGIPVESGMGYFT from the coding sequence ATGACGATGAACCTGCCCCACGGCCCCGGCGCGTTCGCCGACCCCGACGCCAAGCCCGAGCGCTGGGGAGGACGCAAGGCGCAGGCCTACGTCCAGCTCACCCTCGCCACCTACGGCGACCTGTGCATCAACTGCGGCCGGCCCGGAGCCACGACCGCGGATCACATCATCCCTCGAGCCGATGGGGGAGCGGTCTACGACATCGACAACCTCGGCCCCTCGCACGACAAGTGCAACTACTCGCGAGGTCGCAAGCCGCTGCGCCCCGTCGGTATCCCGGTCGAGAGCGGCATGGGGTACTTCACATGA
- a CDS encoding methyltransferase: MGSDHYFTAAPASPENLRTIRVSLAGRELDVTTAGGVFSPDRLDAGTAVLLANMPPVPPGGHLLDLGSGWGPISLSMALASPHATVWAVDVNERALDLVRRNAASLGLTNVNARRPEDVPGDVMFRSIRSNPPIRVGKNELHGLLEKWIPRLDERSDAWLVVQRNLGADSLQRWIGATFHPGFSVYRTATAKGYRVLKVRKHGTPPTEPITVPLDDD; the protein is encoded by the coding sequence ATGGGGTCCGACCATTACTTCACTGCGGCCCCGGCGAGTCCTGAGAACCTGCGCACGATCCGTGTATCGCTCGCAGGCCGCGAGCTGGACGTCACCACAGCGGGTGGCGTCTTCAGCCCGGATCGGCTGGACGCCGGAACTGCGGTCCTGCTCGCGAATATGCCTCCCGTGCCGCCGGGAGGCCATCTTCTCGACCTCGGCAGCGGGTGGGGTCCGATCTCCCTGTCGATGGCGCTCGCCTCGCCGCACGCGACCGTCTGGGCGGTCGACGTCAACGAGCGTGCTCTCGACCTGGTCCGCCGCAACGCGGCGTCTCTCGGCCTCACCAATGTCAACGCCCGTCGCCCTGAAGATGTTCCCGGCGACGTGATGTTCCGCTCCATCCGCTCGAACCCGCCGATCCGCGTCGGCAAGAACGAGTTGCACGGCCTGCTGGAGAAGTGGATCCCACGCCTCGACGAACGCAGCGACGCGTGGCTCGTGGTGCAGCGCAATCTCGGCGCGGACTCGCTCCAGCGCTGGATCGGCGCGACCTTCCACCCCGGCTTCAGCGTCTACCGCACCGCCACGGCCAAGGGATACCGGGTGCTCAAGGTGCGCAAGCACGGCACCCCGCCCACCGAGCCCATCACGGTGCCCCTCGACGACGACTGA